A single window of Nicotiana sylvestris chromosome 5, ASM39365v2, whole genome shotgun sequence DNA harbors:
- the LOC104210601 gene encoding LOW QUALITY PROTEIN: phosphatidylinositol 4-kinase gamma 4-like (The sequence of the model RefSeq protein was modified relative to this genomic sequence to represent the inferred CDS: inserted 2 bases in 1 codon; substituted 1 base at 1 genomic stop codon), protein MSAAGVVAISPICVDNVVIPPIHSQESILIYVAMSGSVVPLRVXSMIQLNXVKLQIQTCKGFVVKNQRLVCGGRELARRNSLIRDYDVSDGNVLHLVLRLSDLQVINVTTCSGEEFTFNVERSRNVGYVKRQLAEKKVGLGDVDEQEVFWDGERIEDRRIIHDLCKNNDAVIHFFVRKNAKIRARPLEKNFELSIVAPRQNDVKEYDEVRENRSGTETDNELLVPRKPPDREIFLEPVIVNPRIEIPMVLRDLIGSTFEGFDRGNYPIRSSEGTGGAYFMRDASGSKYVSLFKPIDEEPMAVNNPHGLPLSVNGEGLKKGTRVGEGGFREAAAYILDHPRSGRCSHSGEIKGFAGVPPTTFVRCHHSGFNHPDGVTVKMGSLQKIMENNGSCEDMGPSAFPVKEVHKIAVLDMRLANADRHAGNILMSKGEDGQIVLIPIDHGYCLPESFEDVTFDWLYWPQARQPFSSETIEYIKSLDAEEDIGLLKFYGWDIPLESARILHISTMLLKKGAERGLTPFTIGNIMCRETVKKESVIEEILQEALDSTLAGSSEDAFLESVSHVMDRRLDEIA, encoded by the exons ATGTCTGCTGCTGGGGTTGTTGCAATTAGTCCAATTTGTGTAGATAATGTGGTAATTCCACCTATACATAGCCAAGAATCAATCTTGATATACGTGGCGATGTCGGGTTCGGTTGTACCATTAAGGGTTTAGAGTATGATTCAATTGAA TGTGAAGCTACAGATTCAGACATGTAAAGGGTTTGTGGTGAAAAATCAAAGGTTGGTTTGTGGGGGCCGAGAATTGGCCCGGAGAAATTCACTCATTAGGGACTATGATGTTTCTGATGGGAATGTTCTCCATTTAGTCCTTAGGTTATCTGATCTTCAGGTTATCAATGTGACAACTTGTTCTGGTGAAGAGTTCACGTTTAATGTAGAGAGGAGTCGGAATGTTGGATATGTTAAGCGTCAACTTGCTGAAAAGAAGGTTGGCTTAGGTGATGTTGATGAACAGGAAGTGTTTTGGGATGGTGAACGGATTGAAGATCGGAGAATCATACATGATCTTTGCAAGAATAATGATGCAGTGATTCATTTCTTTGTGCGCAAGAATGCAAAGATTAGGGCTAGACCATTGGAAAAGAATTTTGAGTTGTCTATTGTGGCACCACGGCAGAATGATGTTAAGGAGTATGATGAGGTTAGAGAAAACAGGAGTGGGACTGAAACGGATAATGAACTTTTGGTCCCGAGGAAGCCTCCTGATAGGGAAATATTTTTGGAACCTGTTATTGTTAACCCAAGGATTGAAATTCCTATGGTACTTAGGGATTTGATTGGTTCAACATTTGAAGGGTTTGATAGAGGAAATTATCCTATTAGATCTTCTGAAGGCACAGGAGGAGCATATTTTATGCGTGATGCATCAGGGAGTAAGTATGTTTCGTTGTTTAAGCCAATTGACGAGGAGCCTATGGCTGTGAATAACCCGCACGGGCTGCCTCTGTCGGTTAATGGCGAAGGCTTGAAGAAAGGAACAAGAGTTGGAGAAGGTGGTTTCAGGGAAGCCGCTGCCTACATTTTAGATCATCCAAGGAGTGGTAGGTGCTCACATTCCGGTGAGATAAAGGGCTTTGCTGGCGTTCCGCCAACTACCTTTGTGAGGTGCCATCATAGCGGTTTCAACCATCCTGATGGCGTGACAGTTAAGATGGGGTCCTTGCAGAAAATCATGGAAAACAACGGCAGTTGTGAGGATATGGGTCCTAGTGCTTTCCCCGTGAAGGAGGTGCATAAAATTGCGGTATTAGATATGAGGCTGGCAAATGCAGATAGGCATGCAGGGAATATATTGATGAGCAAAGGTGAAGATGGCCAGATTGTGCTCATTCCAATTGATCATGGCTACTGCTTGCCGGAGAGT TTTGAAGATGTCACGTTTGATTGGCTCTACTGGCCACAAGCTCGTCAGCCTTTTAGCTCTGAGACCATTGAatacattaaatcacttgatgctGAGGAAGACATAGGCTTATTGAAGTTCTATGGGTGGGACATACCTTTGGAAAGTGCTCGAATACTCCACATCTCCACCATGCTTTTGAAGAAAGGCGCAGAGAGGGGTCTCACGCCATTTACCATTGGGAACATCATGTGCAGGGAAACCGTGAAGAAGGAATCTGTGATCGAGGAGATTCTGCAAGAAGCATTAGACTCGACACTCGCTGGCTCAAGTGAAGATGCATTCCTTGAATCCGTCTCGCATGTAATGGACCGCCGCCTTGATGAGATTGCCTAA
- the LOC104210600 gene encoding E3 ubiquitin-protein ligase SINAT5-like, protein MELDSIECISSSDGIIDEDEIPLHHPHIIHSQFPSSKSPLNINNNINNNSNSNNSDGISIHSTTSVHELLECPVCTNSMYPPIHQCHNGHTICSTCKARAHNRCPTCRQELGDIRCLALEKVAESLELPCKYGSVGCPEIFPYYSKLKHEAVCNFRPYNCPYAGSECSVVGDIPYLVAHLRDDHKVDMHSGCTFNHRYVKSNPREVENATWMLTVFNCFGQCFCLHFEAFQLGTAPVYMAFLRFMGDEIEARNYSYSLEVGGNGRKLTWEGTPRSIRDSHRKVRDSHDGLVIQRNMALFFSGGERKELKLRVTGRIWKEQQNPDGGACMPNLCT, encoded by the exons ATGGAATTGGATAGTATTGAATGTATATCATCTTCAGATGGTATAATAGATGAAGATGAGATCCctttacatcatccacatataattCATTCTCAATTCCCATCTTCAAAATCACCCCTTAATatcaacaacaatattaacaataatAGCAACAGCAATAATAGTGATGGCATTTCAATTCATTCTACAACTAGTGTTCATGAGCTTCTTGAATGCCCTGTTTGTACCAATTCTATGTACCCTCCAATTCATCAG TGTCACAATGGACACACGATTTGTTCGACATGTAAAGCCAGGGCACACAACCGATGTCCCACTTGTCGACAAGAGCTTGGAGATATCAGATGCTTAGCACTGGAAAAAGTGGCTGAATCGCTTGAACTCCCTTGCAAATATGGTTCTGTTGGGTGTCCTGAGATATTTCCTTATTACAGTAAGCTAAAACATGAAGCAGTTTGCAACTTTAGACCATACAACTGCCCTTATGCTGGGTCTGAGTGCTCGGTTGTCGGTGATATTCCTTACTTGGTTGCTCATTTGAGGGATGATCACAAGGTAGACATGCATTCAGGGTGCACTTTTAACCATCGGTATGTCAAATCTAATCCTCGAGAAGTGGAGAACGCGACGTGGATGTTAACA GTTTTTAATTGTTTTGGTCAGTGCTTCTGTCTCCATTTTGAAGCCTTTCAGCTCGGAACAGCTCCTGTTTACATGGCATTTCTTCGGTTTATGGGAGATGAGATCGAGGCTCGAAACTATAGCTACAGCCTGGAAGTTGGAGGCAATGGAAGGAAACTTACTTGGGAAGGTACGCCCCGAAGCATAAGAGACAGTCACCGGAAAGTTAGGGATAGCCACGATGGACTCGTTATACAACGTAACATGGCCCTTTTCTTTTCTGGCGGGGAGAGAAAAGAGCTTAAACTACGAGTAACTGGAAGAATATGGAAAGAACAGCAGAATCCTGATGGAGGAGCATGCATGCCGAATCTCTGTACTtaa
- the LOC104210599 gene encoding cyclic pyranopterin monophosphate synthase, mitochondrial, translated as MFLRRVGSATLPLSRRLFCSIGSHDISKAISELNQEMESVFGEPPPSSLSSSIDNQSMAQDVKFSTEEMDGKESFAALTHIGSKGEAQMVDVSHKDISKRVAIARGKVILGREVFDLVSANQMGKGDVLSVAKLAGICGAKQTSNLIPLCHNINLTHVRVDLALNPHDFSVEIEGEAASDGKTGVEMEAFTAVTVAGLTVYDMCKAASKYIQITDIRLEHKTGGKSGDWSRDK; from the exons ATGTTTCTTCGCCGAGTTGGATCAGCAACATTACCACTGTCGAGAAGGTTATTTTGCAGTATTGGTAGCCATGATATATCCAAAGCTATTTCTGAGCTTAATcag GAAATGGAATCTGTGTTTGGTGAACCACCTCCATCTAGCCTTTCTAGTTCCATTGACAATCAAAGTATGGCACAAGACGTGAAGTTTAGTACTGAAGAAATGGATGGAAAAGAATCTTTCGCTGCACTGACACATATTGGCAGCAAAGGTGAAGCTCAAATGGTGGATGTATCTCATAAAGATATTAGCAAGAGAGTGGCCATTGCGCGTGGCAAGGTTATTTTAGGACGGGAGGTGTTTGATTTGGTTTCAGCTAACCAAATGGGAAAAGGAGATGTCCTCAGTGTAGCAAAGTTAGCTGGAATTTGTGGAGCGAAGCAAACAAGTAATCTCATCCCACTATGTCATAACATCAACTTGACGCATGTTCGCGTGGACTTGGCTCTGAACcctcatgattttagcgttgaaATAGAAGGAGAAGCTGCTTCAGATGGAAAAACTGGTGTGGAGATGGAAGCATTTACAGCAGTAACCGTTGCCGGTCTAACAGTGTATGACATGTGCAAGGCCGCTTCGAAGTATATCCAGATTACAGATATCAGGCTTGAACATAAAACTGGAGGCAAAAGTGGGGATTGGTCCAGGGACAAATAA